atttcacgtTTTGGTTTACGATGTTTAAACATGTATTTTTCTTTAGCAAACTATATTTGTGATCTCTATTATTGCACATATTTTTGGATGGAAAgttatttaaatgcatatttgaaattttattttgtatttaagaaaaattttatttttccgcaaatttcaagtatttcaaaatacggtacgtaacagttggtatcagagcagtgttcttgtaaagggttttGCCTACTGCtagttgcgagaagctcacgaaaccacacctcaagtctgtaagttttaaagttttgaattatgttatgtattaagcattaagtcatgatttcaacATGTCCATGTTTTAATTTCAGATTATGTGTATCTTATGCTATTGATAgtatgttcatgcatattgggtttacgtgttgggtaaatgctGGGACAATATGCCTTCCAGACATAGGATTGTGCATGAGGCGGGCGATGAGAATAGGGAAGCTTAGAATGGGGAGAGGGTCACTCCTCCTCATCCAcccccagatatgcaggctcagatgcttgcagggatgacgtagtttgcggggaaccaggctgcaaTGGATACATGGGCGAGGCCCAGACCGAGGCAGTTTACgagaggtttaggaggatgGATCCGAAGGAGTTCTCGGGGACTACTGGCCCGATGATAGTTGAAAGATGGATTAAGTACATCAAGATGATTTTTGCTTTCATGGAATTGCAGGATGCAGACAGGGTTAGATGCGCCATCTTTCTTCTGACAGGAGACGCTAGattgtggtgggagagcgcTTCTGTATCTGTGAATTTGCAGACCCTCTCTTGGGATGGATTCAAGGAagtcttctactccaagtacttcactgaggaagtacgctccaAATTGACTAGAGAGTTCatgacgctgcgacagggagacaacAGCATGGCAGACTTTGTCAGGAAGTtcgagagggggtgtcactttgtacccctgattGCAAATGATGCATGGGAGAATCTGAGACATTTTATGGTTGGGTTGCGTACGATCTTGCGCAGTGATGTCATGGTTGCTGGTCCTACAACTTATACAGTTGCCGTGTCGAGAGCTTTGGCAGCAGGAAAAGACCAGATGGACATTGAGGTCGATAGGCATGGTAAGAGACCCTATCAGGcaccttgtcttgaggaatcattttaagtcattaagaaacttagGATTAAGTGGATATGAGTACCGGAATTAGGTTATATAAGACTACCTGAGTTGTGTCAGTtttaatttcaagtttatgaaatAGATGTTCATACGGGGttattgggtgaaataaaaacaaaagagaattaGTTGTATTCAACATAGGTTAACAATGgtcgaatattaagatttttatcaagtaagaaatctaaactatgggttataagtgaagttgatttattagaattagtccatcattaacagggggaacttattaagttttattcGTTAGAATGAATTAAGTATTGAGGATACGTCAAAGTGTGACATTCGTTCCAATAAGGAAGGTTTAagtgtcttaggcctcaactataatGTAATTGAGAAGGAAATAGTTTCAGCATGGGTTTGATGCTAGAaaagttttattatttaagcagaagatcgatattgtatattttgagGTATTATGGATTAAtgttactcgaaatttaagGTTAGCAACGATTTTATATTTGGGATATACTTGTAAATAGCTgagttacgtaagtttggtgtCGTAAGGTAAAGATTTGATCCAAGGATCGTAGGTCAATATTATTATGGAgttaagataaggtttaacttttgaATGTAGTACcaaggatagaagttgatcagtaactttTGGTGCTACGATTTCTTaggttgaactgcataaatgctaatgtaatagatcgatgaacattacgggtatagtgatacgataagtttgaacctctaTTTCTAATATCgggaattgtgagaaaagtcagaattcgaggtTATAGTGAAGTAAAACTAAGACAGCCTTAAGGACTAGActtgggcattacgagttcttagtgatgccgtttaGACTGACAAATCCTCCAGCGATTtttatggacctcatgaaccgagtatttcagccctgcctagatcagttcgtcatagtgttcattgacgacattctcatatactcgaagagccatgaggagcaccgTCAACACTTGGGTACAGTTTTGCAagtcttgcagagtcgcaagttgttttgaaattcagtaagtgtgaattttggttggggaaggtagcgtttttgggtcatgTAATTTCTAGCAAtggcattgaggtggatccagctaaggtagcagccgttaaaGAATGGGTTGAGATGAAGAATACTTCAGAGATCCttagttttctgggtttagcaggttactactgtaagtttattcaggggttttcgtcaatagcagtgccgctcacttcactgacgaagaagaatgctaaatttgtgtggagtgataaATGTCAGAAAAGCTTTGATACCTTAAAGCAAGCTTTTATTTCAGCGCCAATGTTAACCATGCCAGCCGGGCAAGgagattttgtgttatacaccgatgcatctaagctcgggttaggcacagtattgatgcagcatggtcgggtgatagtttatgcttccaggcagtcgaaggtgcatgagaagaactacccgactcatgatcttgagttagccacTGTCCTCTtcgcattgaagatttggagacactacttgtatggcgagaaataccagatatttactgatcacaagagtctcaagtattttttCACGCAGAATGAGACAAAGACAGGGGTTGGAGTTGGTAAAAGACTACGACTGTGAGATTCGCtaccatccagggaaagctAACGTCGTGGCAGATGCCTTTAGCCGAAAGGTTGCAGTCATAGCACAGTTGTCAGTACAGAGAACTTTTCAGTCTAAGATTCAGAGGTTTTGGTTAGGGGTTTATCCAAAGGGCAGAGCTCCCATACTATCTAATCTGACATTCAAATCCGATTTGCTAGACCGGATCCGTATAGTACATCCTTCAGACgagcagttgcagaaatggatgctgaaagacgaagccaagggcagtgtactctacaaagtgtctgatggtattgtgagatacagaggtagaatgtgggtgcctaatgTTGATTTGATCAGAGAAGACATCTTGTCAGAGGCACATGCGTCTCCGTATTCCATCCACCCAGGAGGTACTAAGATGAACAATACTtgcagattctgtattggtggccaggtatgaagagagacatccgccgaTACGTATCAGAAtatctcacttgtcagcaagtgaaagctgagcatcagagaccatcATGAATGCTTAAGACACTCCCTATCCCTGAgtagaaatgggagaatatcactatggacttcATTGTTGGATTGCCAAGGTCAGTCAGGGGATCcaatgttatttgggttatagtggatcgactaacTAAGTCGGCACACTTCTTGTCAGTGAAGACgaatttctccatgacgcagtatgtgGAGCTTTATATCAGAGAGATAGTCCGATTGCACGGAATCCCAGTTTTTATTGTGTCCGACAAGGAACCGAGATATACTTCGttcttctggaagagtttgcacgcagccatggggacgaagtttctATTCAGTATAGCGTTttacccgcagacagatggccagtctgagcgtgtgatacagattttggaagacttgTTAAGAGCTTGTGTGACTGACTTCCATGGAAATTGGGAAtctaagctacctctagtggagtttacctacaacaacagtttccaatcatctataggtatggctccctacgaggcattgtatggaaggaagttcatatcgccgattcattggggTGAAGTCGAtgaaagagcagaacttggtccagagattgttcagcagactgcagatgtagtggtcaagatccgagacaggatgaagaccgcacaaagtcgtcaaaagagctatgctaataagagaaggagagatctagagtttgctgTAGGAGACCAcgtttttgtaaagatagcacctgtgaagggtgttatgagatttgggaagatagGCAAACTTAGTCCGAGCTTTATTGGGCCATTTGAGATttttgacagagttgggacactagcttattgtgttgcccttccgccgaatctggccgaggtacacaatgtgttccatgtctcgatgctgaggaagtacctagctaaCCCATCGCATGTTTTGAGCTACGAGTcgttgcagttggctccagatatgtcatatgaggaaagacccaCCCAAATCCTAGACATACATGAgcggagacttcggaacaaagtgacccagttggtcaaagtccggtggctaaaccaatcagtggaggaggccacttgggagaccgaagtcggagttgtttggtaagatttaatttcgaggacgaaatttatataagtgggggaggaactatAGAGCCCAAATTAGTACACGTAaatcccatgcatttatttaattgttaaatcatttatttaattttaaagtgATTTTtaacgatgcatgatttattcaaacgcattattttaagttaattatgtttatttgatgcacgttaaaatgcttTCTTGAGTTTCGTGTTTCAAgtgattattcgaggcgggatcgaggaaatgaggccggcgacgattttggcaattttaaacgtggtattttattttaagcttaggatggggcattttacataatttattaagttttagcattttaaagcctaaattatttatttaagtggttttagaattttaaaacttttaaagtctagcaaatgtgcattttattttaattaagaggTTTGTTAAGGTTGGTAtggttaacttttaattagcaTTTTTAATTAGAATGTTAATTGTGTAATTAAGTAATTTAATCCCCTAATTAGTCACCTATCTCATGCACACACACTCCTACACAAACACTtacacaacaaaaacaaacacacAAGTTTCAAATCACAATtttagaaatttattttttgagAGAAAGCCTAGGTTTCCTCTACCACAGAGTAGCCGCCCTATCCCTCTCAATTTCCAGCAAACTTTCATCACATTCGTTGCAATAAAATGGttccacgttcgtcccggatcaatctCACATCGTTtccccgcttcggtgtcgtcgttcggcattgttaaagatttaaaggcatttatattctatttttcctgcGTTGAACTCGTCATATTATGCATTGTGCGGtttattatgcataaaaatccatgtgtgatgtgcaaagtttgagcagaaaattgttggatcgatttttgaaacgtttttagatctaaaactcgtaaTTTGCTGTCATTTGATTTCAGCGATTTTTCGGTCAAGTTTCTGGGAAaattttcaacatataaaacatagaactttttgataccttcgatttgacggtaaattcgaaatattttcataagaaatgagtgagttatgatcgttttcgtgggactgatcaaactgcgacttttatgaaaatgtgttcttgacatattcttgaagttatttgttgcaggcttcgttgagcatcgccgggcttgtgctactaCATTTAGATATATTATGGGATATAATTAgatgttatttggtggttcatTTGGGTCGGGTTTgtcttgggatgtaatagaagtcgtaggaagcgaaacgatgtcaaattacgggttattgttgtatGAAGTTGCTTGTCGATGCTTGGGAAAGTTCGGGGTGTTTgtacgggtttgaatcaatgtaataacatattaggatgagtcttgaggtgtaaggcccgagaatttggtaattataatcagaaatgATTTGTGGATAATTGAGGTGATTATAGACGAATTGGATCGGACCCGAAAAGACGATGGAATACATGAAATATGTGCGAGTAcagtacccctcgcgcatatgcgtgacattgattcac
This genomic interval from Primulina eburnea isolate SZY01 chromosome 16, ASM2296580v1, whole genome shotgun sequence contains the following:
- the LOC140816116 gene encoding uncharacterized protein, with product MGEAQTEAVYERFRRMDPKEFSGTTGPMIVERWIKYIKMIFAFMELQDADRVRCAIFLLTGDARLWWESASVSVNLQTLSWDGFKEVFYSKYFTEEVRSKLTREFMTLRQGDNSMADFVRKFERGCHFVPLIANDAWENLRHFMVGLRTILRSDVMVAGPTTYTVAVSRALAAGKDQMDIEVDRHGKRPYQAPCLEESF